In Actinomyces weissii, a genomic segment contains:
- a CDS encoding cell division protein FtsQ/DivIB, which translates to MRKPSVPRPGTEEPAPQAGARGGRLPTSRLPEEHTQSLPVVRQQTPSSLDLRADRHDRVVSTGLAQRLQERRDSLRRLRRRRLLVAAAVLVVLAGLGWGVLGSPLLGLRLEQVEVTGSDGSVSVEQVREVYAGLEGRSLLRLDTGELAAATSQELVRVRDVQVSRRWPNGLRVHLSMREPVAARQVEGGFEVLDAQAVVLETAASLPAGLAWVQAPEGEELSAEMVSAVVAAVGALDPQTRSQVVSGTASVAGQVRLSLQGGANVVWGDSSQPELKAQVLRVLLGTPAQVYDVSSPRFPSTS; encoded by the coding sequence ATGCGCAAGCCCTCGGTGCCGCGTCCCGGGACGGAGGAGCCCGCCCCGCAGGCGGGGGCCCGGGGCGGCAGGCTGCCCACGTCCCGGCTCCCGGAGGAGCACACCCAGAGCCTGCCGGTGGTGCGCCAGCAGACTCCTAGCTCCCTGGACCTGCGCGCCGACCGCCACGACCGGGTGGTCTCCACCGGCCTGGCGCAGCGGCTCCAGGAGCGGCGTGACTCCCTGCGGCGGCTGCGCCGTCGCCGCCTGCTGGTGGCTGCGGCGGTGCTGGTGGTGCTGGCTGGGCTGGGCTGGGGGGTGCTGGGCTCGCCCTTGCTGGGCCTGCGGCTGGAGCAGGTGGAGGTCACCGGCTCGGACGGCTCGGTGAGCGTGGAGCAGGTGCGTGAGGTCTATGCCGGTCTGGAGGGGCGCTCGCTGCTGCGCCTGGACACGGGAGAGCTGGCCGCGGCCACCTCCCAGGAGCTGGTGCGGGTGCGGGACGTGCAGGTCAGCCGCCGCTGGCCCAACGGGCTGCGTGTGCACCTGAGCATGCGCGAGCCGGTAGCGGCCCGGCAGGTGGAGGGCGGCTTCGAGGTGCTGGACGCCCAGGCGGTGGTGCTGGAGACGGCTGCCAGCCTGCCCGCCGGACTGGCCTGGGTGCAGGCCCCGGAGGGGGAGGAGCTCAGCGCGGAGATGGTCTCGGCCGTGGTTGCCGCGGTGGGGGCCCTGGACCCGCAGACCCGCTCCCAGGTGGTCTCAGGCACGGCCTCGGTGGCGGGGCAGGTGCGCCTGAGCCTGCAGGGCGGGGCCAATGTGGTGTGGGGGGACTCCTCCCAGCCGGAGCTCAAGGCGCAGGTCCTGCGGGTGCTGCTGGGCACCCCGGCCCAGGTCTATGACGTGTCCTCGCCCCGCTTCCCGAGCACTTCCTGA
- the ftsZ gene encoding cell division protein FtsZ produces MTESQHYQAVIKVVGVGGGGVNAVNRMIEADLRGVEFIAVNTDAQALLMTDADVKLDVGRDLTRGLGAGADPSIGRKAAEDHIEDIRAAITGADMVFVTAGEGGGTGTGGAPVVAKISREIGALTIGVVTRPFAFEGRRRSAQAEEGIANLREQVDTLIVIPNDRLLDIADPNISVVDAFKQADQVLLQGVQGITELITTPGLINVDFNDVKSVMQGAGSALMGIGFSSGEDRAVAATEMAISSPLLETSIDGAHGVLLFFQGGADLGLLEMSKAAELVREAVHPEANIIVGNVVDGALGDEVRVTVIAAGFDEVPVVSAPRVPQQVAPGYGQPANRAPEQGQYPSLSSYPQHSATGARGAHRLDTGATPRTTTAPANAPTAATADLSVLPEAGEGGAPVDERLRASGPQPTLPPQLVVPPVINDEGVTDIDLPDFLR; encoded by the coding sequence GTGACGGAATCTCAGCACTACCAGGCAGTCATCAAGGTGGTGGGCGTCGGCGGCGGTGGCGTCAACGCCGTGAACCGCATGATCGAGGCCGACCTGCGGGGCGTGGAGTTCATCGCCGTAAACACTGACGCGCAGGCCCTGCTCATGACCGACGCCGACGTCAAGCTCGACGTCGGCCGCGACCTGACCCGTGGCCTGGGCGCGGGCGCCGACCCCTCCATCGGGCGCAAGGCCGCTGAGGACCACATCGAGGACATACGGGCCGCGATCACCGGTGCGGACATGGTCTTCGTGACCGCGGGGGAGGGCGGCGGCACCGGCACCGGCGGGGCCCCCGTCGTCGCCAAGATCTCCCGGGAGATCGGGGCCCTGACCATCGGCGTGGTCACCCGGCCCTTCGCCTTCGAGGGGCGTCGCCGCTCCGCCCAGGCCGAGGAGGGCATCGCGAACCTGCGCGAGCAGGTGGACACCCTGATCGTCATCCCCAACGACCGCCTCCTGGACATCGCCGACCCCAACATCTCCGTGGTCGACGCCTTCAAGCAGGCGGACCAGGTGCTCCTCCAGGGCGTCCAGGGCATCACCGAGCTGATCACCACCCCCGGCCTGATCAACGTCGACTTCAACGACGTCAAGTCCGTCATGCAGGGGGCCGGCTCCGCCCTTATGGGTATCGGCTTCTCCTCCGGCGAGGACCGGGCCGTGGCGGCCACCGAGATGGCGATCTCCTCACCGCTGCTGGAGACCTCGATCGACGGCGCCCACGGCGTGCTGCTCTTCTTCCAGGGCGGCGCGGACCTGGGCCTGCTGGAGATGAGCAAGGCGGCGGAGCTGGTGCGGGAGGCCGTGCACCCAGAGGCCAACATCATCGTCGGCAACGTCGTGGACGGCGCCCTGGGTGACGAGGTCCGGGTGACCGTGATCGCGGCGGGCTTCGACGAGGTGCCCGTGGTCTCCGCTCCTCGTGTTCCCCAGCAGGTTGCCCCCGGCTACGGCCAGCCTGCCAACCGTGCGCCGGAGCAGGGGCAGTACCCCAGCCTGTCCTCCTACCCGCAGCACAGTGCCACCGGCGCGCGCGGGGCGCACCGCCTGGACACCGGCGCCACGCCGCGCACGACCACGGCTCCCGCCAACGCGCCCACCGCGGCCACCGCGGACCTGTCGGTGCTGCCTGAGGCCGGGGAGGGCGGGGCGCCTGTCGATGAGCGGCTCCGCGCCAGCGGCCCGCAGCCGACGCTGCCGCCGCAGCTGGTGGTGCCGCCGGTCATCAACGACGAGGGCGTCACCGACATCGACCTGCCGGACTTCCTGCGCTGA
- a CDS encoding polyphenol oxidase family protein, with protein MALLLEVELGPVARGWFTTREGGAPAVADPAYAGLNLAGHVGDQALRVERNRAELVQAIGLEPGQVAWMQQVHSATVAHPGPGPEPTADALVVDGRRDPARAAGVLVADCVPVLLADGSLPLVAAVHAGRQGMLAGVVPAAVAELRRLGAQDLRAAVGPSICGSCYEVPAQMRDQAAAVEPACASTTSWGTPAIDVAAGVRAQLGRLGVGLVDTPAWCTFEDQRFFSYRREGRTGRFAGVVSLG; from the coding sequence GTGGCGCTCCTGCTGGAGGTAGAGCTGGGCCCCGTCGCCCGTGGGTGGTTCACCACCCGCGAGGGCGGGGCCCCTGCCGTGGCCGACCCGGCCTACGCCGGCCTGAACCTGGCCGGGCACGTGGGTGACCAGGCGCTGCGGGTCGAGCGCAACCGGGCCGAGCTGGTGCAGGCCATCGGCCTGGAACCAGGGCAGGTGGCCTGGATGCAGCAGGTCCACTCGGCCACGGTCGCCCATCCCGGCCCCGGCCCTGAGCCGACGGCGGACGCCCTGGTGGTGGACGGACGGCGCGACCCGGCCCGGGCAGCTGGCGTGCTGGTGGCCGACTGCGTGCCGGTGCTGCTGGCGGACGGGAGCCTGCCGCTGGTAGCCGCCGTGCACGCGGGACGCCAGGGGATGCTGGCGGGGGTCGTGCCCGCGGCGGTGGCCGAGCTGCGCCGCCTGGGCGCCCAGGACCTGCGGGCGGCGGTGGGGCCTTCCATCTGCGGCTCCTGCTACGAGGTGCCCGCGCAGATGCGGGACCAGGCCGCAGCGGTCGAGCCTGCCTGCGCCTCCACCACCAGCTGGGGCACGCCCGCGATAGACGTCGCCGCGGGGGTGCGCGCCCAGCTCGGGCGCCTGGGGGTGGGGCTGGTGGACACGCCCGCCTGGTGCACCTTTGAGGACCAGCGCTTCTTCTCCTACCGCCGTGAGGGGCGTACGGGCAGGTTCGCAGGCGTGGTCAGCCTGGGCTGA